In the genome of Massilia sp. UMI-21, the window TCTTGCCGTACTTGCGTACTGTCCGCGACGATGCGCCTTGCCCCATGGGTTTTGTCAGGCGCTCTTAATTCTTATGGTGCCGCGCGAATGATGCCGAGGAAATCGGCCGCCTTCAGCGCCGCGCCGCCGATCAGGCCGCCGTCGATGTCCGGCTGCGCCATCAGGTCCGCCGCATTATCCGGCTTCATGCTGCCGCCGTACAGCACCAGCGTGTTTTCGGCGGCGCCGGCGTTGCACGCGCGCAGCTTTTCACGCAGGGCGGCATGCACTTCCTGGGCCATGGCCGGGGTGGCGGTCTTGCCGGTGCCGATTGCCCACACCGGCTCGTAGGCCAGCACGATCTTGTCGACGGCATCGGCGCCGACCGCTTCCAGCACGGCATCGAGCTGGGCGCCGACAACGGCCATGGTCTGGCCCGCTTCGCGCTGCGCCAGGGTCTCGCCCACGCAGACGATCGGGGTCAGGCCGGCCTCGAGCGCGGCCTTGGCCTTCCTGGCCACCTGCGCGTCCGCCTCGCCGTGATAGGCGCGGCGCTCGGAGTGGCCGACGATCACGTAGCGGCAGCCGAAATCCTGCAGCATCGACATGCACACTTCACCGGTATAGGCGCCGACCGGGTGGCAGGAAACGTCCTGCGCACCCCATGCGACCGGCGTGCCCTTGAGAAGTTCTTCGCACTGGTACAGGTATGGTGCCGGCACGCAGACCGCGACGGCGGCCCGGGCATTGCCCAGTCCTTCAAGAATGCCGGTCAGCAGCGTGGCGTTGGCCGCGCGGCTGCCGTTCATTTTCCAGTTACCTACGACGAGTTTGGGACGCATAGTACCCCATCATTAAATTAACCCGCTATTCTAGCGGTCGAATATGTGGCGGTCAAACAATGGCTGGGCCACTGCCGACCCTCACTTCCCTTTTGATTCAATCTGTTAGACCACTTCCAATACGATCTTGCCAACGTGCGTACTCGACTCCATCAGCGCATGCGCCTGCGCGGCCTCGGCCAGCGGGAAGCGGCGGTGGATGACGGGCTTGAGTCGGCCCTGCTCGAACAGTGGCCAGACGCGCTCGCGCAAGCTGCGCGCGATCGCCGCCTTGAAAGCGACCGGGCGCGGGCGCAGGGTCGAGCCGCTGATGGAGAGGCGGCGGCGCAGCACCTGGCCGAGGTCGATCTCGGCCCTGGCGCCGCCCAGCAGCGCGATCAGGGCGATGCGGCCGTCGTCGGCCAGGCAGTCGATCTCGCGCGGGATATAGTCGCCGGCCACCATGTCGAGGATCACGTCGACGCCCTTCCCGCCCGTCAGCTCCTTGACCACGGCGGCGAAATCCTCGCTGCGATAGTTGATGCCGCGTTCGGCCCCGAGCCCCTCGCAGGCGCGGCATTTCTCATCCGAGCCGGCGGTGGCGAACACGCGGTGGCCCAGCGCGCTGGCCAGCTGGATCGCGGTGACGCCGATGCCCGAGCTGCCGCCCTGCACCAGCAGGGTTTCGCCCGGCGCCAGCGCGGCGCGGTCGAAGATATTTGACCAAACGGTAAAAAACGTCTCCGGCAGCGAGGCGGCTTCGATCGGACTCAGCCCGTGGGGAATGGGCAGGCACTGCTCGGCGGGCGCGGTGCAGTATTCGGCATAGCCGCCGCCCTGCACCAGTGCGCAGACCAGGTCGCCCCTGGCAAAGCCGGCCGCGGCATAATCGCCGCCGACGATCTCGCCCGCCACTTCCAGGCCCGGCAGATCGGATGCCCCCGGCGGCACCGGATACTTGCCGAGGCGTTGCAGCACGTCCGGGCGATTGATGCCGGCGGCGTGTACCTTGATCAACACCTCACCGGCCTTGGGCGCAGGGCTGGGGCGTTCGCACAGTTGCAGGACGTCCGGCTTGCCCGGCTGCGTGATTTCGATGGCGCGCATGGAAGCTCCCGTGTTGAAAAAACCACAATTGTACGGGAGTGGGAGAAAAGCTGCGCGCCCGGAATCGTTCCCCGCCGGGCTCAGGAGCGCAGATGGCGGTCCGCCGCCTGCGTCGCGCAGACACCCACCAGGGTATCGCGGCGCAGGCGCACCCGGGTATGCGGGCTGCGGATCCCGGCCGCCATGCCCCAGGCCGCGGCCCAGCGCAGCGCCCGGTCGGTCTCCGGTCCGAAAGGCCGGGCCGCAGAGGCCCGGTTCAAGGCGGCCGACATGCGCTGCATCGCGTACAGCTTTTTCATCGATACAATCTTGGCCATGGGACCAAGATAAGCCGTCGGCGCGCCTCCGACCGTTCCTTACCTAACGCTGATGCGATTCAGGGCGCGACCGGTTCGCGCGCCACGAACATGGGCGTGCGGCCCGCATCCACCGCCTGCAGCGCCTGTTTCGCCATCGCCAAGGCGCCTTGGTAAGATTTGGCGGCAGCGATAAAGCGGCCGTTGTGGCAGAACTTCGCGTCCGCCACGCCCGTCACCGCCGCCAGGTCGGCGTCGCGCAGGCCGGCCCAGCTTTCCGGCAGGTCGGCGCGGGCATCGAAGGTGTCGGTCGTGGCCGGCACGGTGTGCAGCATGTAGCGGTCTTCCGACAGGCTGTGGCTGAGCACGAACAGCACCTTCGGCATTTCCTTGCGCACCACCGAACTCCAGGGCAGCGCCGCGTTCTTCAGGAACAGCAGGCGGCCATTTTCCATGGTCTCGGCCTGGCGCACCTGGGCCAGCGCGAGAATGGCGCCGACGCGGTACTTCACCGAATTGACGATGACATCGGCGAGGAAGGCCATCGCCTTGCGGAACTGGGCCAGGCGGTAGGCTTCGGCCTGCGCGCCGTAGCCCAGGCGCTGCTCGTCCAGCCAGTTCGGATTGAATCCCGAGACCACGGCCGACATGCCGTAGCCGCCCGGCGCGTTCCTGGCCGCGCCCACGTCCGACAGGTCGAGGTACTGGACGATGTCGGCGTCGATGGCGTAGGCCATCTGCTGCGCGGTGTCGTCTTCGAGCTGCTGGCCGGTGTGCGCCAGGGCC includes:
- a CDS encoding triose-phosphate isomerase, with the translated sequence MRPKLVVGNWKMNGSRAANATLLTGILEGLGNARAAVAVCVPAPYLYQCEELLKGTPVAWGAQDVSCHPVGAYTGEVCMSMLQDFGCRYVIVGHSERRAYHGEADAQVARKAKAALEAGLTPIVCVGETLAQREAGQTMAVVGAQLDAVLEAVGADAVDKIVLAYEPVWAIGTGKTATPAMAQEVHAALREKLRACNAGAAENTLVLYGGSMKPDNAADLMAQPDIDGGLIGGAALKAADFLGIIRAAP
- a CDS encoding NAD(P)H-quinone oxidoreductase, whose protein sequence is MRAIEITQPGKPDVLQLCERPSPAPKAGEVLIKVHAAGINRPDVLQRLGKYPVPPGASDLPGLEVAGEIVGGDYAAAGFARGDLVCALVQGGGYAEYCTAPAEQCLPIPHGLSPIEAASLPETFFTVWSNIFDRAALAPGETLLVQGGSSGIGVTAIQLASALGHRVFATAGSDEKCRACEGLGAERGINYRSEDFAAVVKELTGGKGVDVILDMVAGDYIPREIDCLADDGRIALIALLGGARAEIDLGQVLRRRLSISGSTLRPRPVAFKAAIARSLRERVWPLFEQGRLKPVIHRRFPLAEAAQAHALMESSTHVGKIVLEVV
- a CDS encoding MYG1 family protein, whose amino-acid sequence is MVIVTHNGKFHADDAWAVAVLHILFPDAEIVRTREPAIIEAADYVVDVGGVWDPAAGRFDHHQKGFEGARASGVPYASAGLVWREYGARCVAALALAHTGQQLEDDTAQQMAYAIDADIVQYLDLSDVGAARNAPGGYGMSAVVSGFNPNWLDEQRLGYGAQAEAYRLAQFRKAMAFLADVIVNSVKYRVGAILALAQVRQAETMENGRLLFLKNAALPWSSVVRKEMPKVLFVLSHSLSEDRYMLHTVPATTDTFDARADLPESWAGLRDADLAAVTGVADAKFCHNGRFIAAAKSYQGALAMAKQALQAVDAGRTPMFVAREPVAP